A portion of the Sphingorhabdus pulchriflava genome contains these proteins:
- the dps gene encoding DNA starvation/stationary phase protection protein Dps translates to MQKTHNSLSEEIRTQSVELLNLHLAAAIDLHAQLKQAHWNVRGPGFIAIHELFDKVSAEVEDFSDLIAERAGGLGGTANGTIQTAAQKSFLIPYPLGIADELQHLFAVSGALAAFGGSVIDAIEKSATIGDATTADLFTEISRGVDQQLWFVESHLAPKKVELSRGK, encoded by the coding sequence ATGCAAAAAACGCACAACAGCTTGTCCGAAGAAATCCGGACTCAATCTGTCGAATTGCTCAATCTACATCTCGCAGCAGCCATCGACCTGCATGCCCAATTGAAGCAGGCGCACTGGAATGTTCGTGGGCCAGGTTTCATCGCCATCCACGAGCTTTTCGATAAAGTATCGGCAGAGGTTGAGGATTTCTCTGACTTGATTGCAGAACGCGCCGGCGGCTTGGGCGGCACAGCAAATGGAACCATCCAGACTGCGGCTCAGAAATCATTTCTGATACCCTATCCGCTTGGTATAGCCGACGAACTGCAGCATCTGTTCGCCGTATCCGGCGCTCTGGCGGCATTTGGCGGCTCGGTGATCGATGCGATCGAAAAATCGGCTACTATCGGCGATGCTACAACGGCAGATTTGTTCACGGAGATTTCCCGCGGCGTCGATCAGCAGCTATGGTTTGTCGAATCGCACCTCGCACCCAAAAAGGTCGAGCTCTCCAGAGGCAAATAA
- a CDS encoding response regulator: MNPLRILIAEDEAVIAVLLAEVLTDLGHDVCAIASTADETIAAAHQHQPDLMIVDPGLRDSSGVDAVLQATAERAVPHIFMTGDLARLKSEKPEAIIIQKPFDEADLIAAIDRVMA; this comes from the coding sequence ATGAACCCGCTTCGTATCCTGATTGCTGAAGACGAAGCGGTAATCGCTGTGCTTTTGGCCGAGGTACTCACCGATTTGGGACATGATGTATGCGCTATCGCTTCGACTGCTGACGAGACGATCGCCGCAGCGCATCAGCATCAACCCGATCTGATGATTGTCGATCCCGGATTGAGGGATAGCAGCGGAGTCGATGCGGTTTTGCAGGCCACGGCCGAGCGCGCAGTTCCGCATATTTTCATGACAGGCGATTTGGCCCGGTTGAAATCGGAAAAGCCCGAAGCGATTATTATCCAAAAGCCATTTGACGAAGCGGATCTGATTGCAGCGATCGATCGGGTGATGGCGTAG
- a CDS encoding glycine zipper 2TM domain-containing protein: MRNILIAAVLGIVALPSSQLLANDRQGSSERSRDGELSERRFEGHDNRRFEGHDNRRVKANQKIKQQRRAAWQDYKRYDYNRYDPKYGGYQAERYYRDGRYYQQRRLTNNDRVYRGSNSRYYCRRNDGTTGLIIGAIGGGLLGRSIAPSRSKTLGAILGGTGGALIGRSIGRNGLSCR; this comes from the coding sequence ATGCGCAATATTCTAATCGCTGCAGTGCTGGGTATAGTCGCCCTGCCAAGCAGCCAGCTTCTTGCCAATGACCGGCAAGGTTCGAGCGAGCGAAGCCGCGACGGTGAATTGTCCGAACGACGTTTCGAAGGACATGATAACCGCCGCTTCGAAGGGCACGACAACCGTCGCGTCAAAGCCAACCAGAAAATCAAACAGCAACGCCGTGCTGCATGGCAGGATTATAAACGGTATGACTATAACCGCTACGACCCGAAATATGGCGGCTATCAGGCCGAGCGTTATTATCGGGATGGTCGCTATTACCAGCAGCGCCGGCTTACCAACAATGATCGCGTCTATCGTGGTTCAAATTCGCGCTATTATTGCCGCCGCAATGACGGAACGACAGGCCTGATCATCGGTGCGATCGGCGGCGGGCTGCTCGGTCGATCGATAGCCCCCAGCAGATCAAAGACACTCGGTGCCATATTGGGTGGTACCGGTGGCGCACTCATCGGCCGGTCGATTGGTCGAAATGGCCTCAGCTGCAGATAA
- a CDS encoding GlsB/YeaQ/YmgE family stress response membrane protein → MNLIIMLIVGGVLGWLASIIMRTDGQQGLFLNVVVGVIGAALAGYIITPFLGGAPITSGALDFKSLGVSLLGAIVLLGIVNLVRRGSIR, encoded by the coding sequence ATGAATCTCATCATCATGCTTATTGTCGGAGGCGTGCTTGGCTGGCTTGCCAGCATCATCATGCGTACCGATGGACAACAGGGGTTGTTCCTGAACGTCGTTGTTGGCGTCATCGGTGCGGCACTGGCTGGCTACATAATCACACCATTTCTTGGCGGCGCACCAATTACATCGGGCGCTCTGGATTTCAAATCATTAGGCGTTTCGTTGCTGGGAGCAATCGTCCTGCTCGGTATCGTCAATCTTGTACGTCGTGGTTCAATCCGCTGA
- a CDS encoding AraC family transcriptional regulator: protein MINVQYQAPTEQLQQLVSSLYRFDYSGHALREVERADRAQFRIMLYGQGSYRFADGNEYPTYPVTVIGPTTRPFEAIASGPVSIFGWGMLPAGWAALMGAEAENWIDKAFDARRIFGDTIMDLREELIALAEPAAQFALGEAAAAEIYRNLDGAPFEFTAMVDRWLVDDSDPDVDVLIAESGLSPRQLERMTKRYYGMPPKKLSRKYRALRAANRIAHGDSLDNSDLGLAFYDQSHLTREVKQFTGLTPGQLRAGTSKLTTATMMGRSALGGKVSPLISDS, encoded by the coding sequence ATGATCAATGTCCAATACCAAGCGCCGACGGAGCAGCTGCAACAGCTGGTGTCTTCACTCTATCGCTTCGACTATAGCGGCCATGCGCTGCGCGAGGTTGAACGCGCAGATCGGGCCCAGTTCCGCATCATGCTATACGGTCAAGGTTCCTATCGCTTTGCCGACGGCAATGAGTATCCGACCTATCCGGTGACGGTCATCGGCCCCACCACACGCCCGTTCGAAGCAATCGCATCCGGGCCGGTCAGCATTTTCGGCTGGGGCATGCTGCCGGCGGGATGGGCAGCATTGATGGGTGCCGAAGCTGAAAACTGGATCGACAAGGCATTCGACGCCCGCCGCATATTTGGCGACACGATTATGGATTTACGAGAGGAGTTGATTGCGCTGGCCGAACCTGCTGCGCAATTTGCGCTCGGAGAGGCCGCTGCCGCCGAGATTTACCGCAATCTGGACGGCGCACCCTTTGAATTCACCGCGATGGTCGACCGCTGGCTGGTGGACGACAGCGACCCGGATGTTGATGTCCTGATAGCCGAATCGGGCTTATCGCCCCGGCAGCTCGAACGTATGACCAAGCGCTATTATGGCATGCCACCCAAAAAGCTGTCGCGTAAATACCGTGCGCTGCGCGCGGCAAACCGGATTGCGCACGGCGACAGCCTAGATAACAGCGATCTCGGCTTGGCCTTTTATGACCAGTCACATTTGACGCGCGAAGTGAAGCAGTTCACCGGACTAACGCCGGGGCAGTTGCGTGCTGGCACGTCCAAGCTGACCACAGCGACCATGATGGGGCGAAGCGCCCTTGGTGGAAAAGTCAGTCCTTTGATTTCGGACAGTTAG
- a CDS encoding quinone-dependent dihydroorotate dehydrogenase: protein MLYSLLRPLIFRIDAESAHRLSIAALGVMPSLSCYVDKALATKVAGLDFPNPIGLAPGYDKNAEIGASAFGLGFGFVELGTVTPMPQNGNAKPRLFRLVEDRAVINRMGFNNDGMEKVAERLSRMDISRLPGRIGINIGANKDSADRISDYVVALRRLGPLADYVTVNISSPNTPGLRALQDKAALDDLLSKVVEAAPHGKPVFLKVAPDLKPADVTDICQSVSKYGIAALIVSNTTISRPPLKSRYRDESGGLSGAPLRDLAHQRLIDFRRASGGKIPLIGVGGIASAEDAYVRIRAGASLVQLYSALVYEGPTLADKINRGLARLLKRDGFTSVSDAVGVDVPVC, encoded by the coding sequence ATGCTCTATTCCTTGTTACGTCCGTTGATATTCCGAATCGATGCCGAATCGGCGCACCGATTGTCGATTGCCGCTCTAGGCGTGATGCCGTCGCTGTCTTGTTACGTTGACAAAGCGCTCGCGACCAAAGTGGCCGGATTGGATTTTCCCAATCCGATAGGGCTCGCGCCAGGATATGATAAAAATGCCGAAATTGGCGCGTCAGCCTTTGGTCTAGGCTTTGGGTTTGTGGAACTGGGCACGGTAACGCCAATGCCTCAGAATGGAAACGCAAAGCCACGCTTGTTCCGACTTGTCGAGGATCGCGCGGTCATCAATCGAATGGGCTTTAACAATGATGGCATGGAAAAGGTTGCCGAGCGTCTGTCCCGCATGGATATTTCCCGGCTCCCGGGCCGCATCGGCATAAATATCGGAGCGAACAAAGACAGCGCCGATCGCATATCCGACTATGTGGTCGCACTGCGTCGGCTGGGGCCGCTTGCCGACTATGTTACGGTCAACATCAGTTCCCCGAATACGCCGGGCTTGCGCGCGCTGCAGGACAAGGCGGCATTGGACGATTTGCTCAGCAAAGTGGTGGAGGCTGCCCCTCATGGAAAGCCGGTTTTCCTGAAGGTAGCTCCTGATCTAAAGCCTGCCGATGTGACCGACATTTGCCAGTCGGTTTCAAAATATGGCATCGCCGCGCTCATTGTCAGTAACACGACGATAAGCCGTCCGCCGCTTAAGTCGCGCTACCGAGATGAGAGCGGTGGGCTTTCTGGTGCGCCGCTGCGTGATTTGGCGCATCAGCGGTTGATCGACTTCCGCCGCGCGAGCGGGGGCAAAATCCCGCTTATCGGGGTAGGCGGGATTGCATCTGCAGAGGATGCTTATGTCCGAATCCGCGCAGGGGCTTCGCTGGTGCAGCTTTACAGCGCGCTGGTTTATGAAGGGCCGACCCTTGCCGACAAGATAAACCGCGGGCTTGCGCGATTGCTGAAGCGCGATGGATTTACCTCAGTCTCTGATGCTGTCGGTGTCGATGTTCCTGTGTGCTAG
- the ggt gene encoding gamma-glutamyltransferase: protein MKRILLSLAAFAALSASPSSTLAKATDPSPAIATSADPRATAAGAEILAKGGSAADAAMAMMLALTVVEPQSSGIGGGGFLVHYDAKSSTISTINGRETAPAAATPQRFTDADGKPLPFLQAFPGGKSVGVPGNIRLMAEAHRKWGKLKWADIFKPAIRLAEKGFVVNQTLESRLAMIERLWPKFETAKSIYWIDGKPAKAGKTLRNPELAKTLKLIAKKGPDAFYTGALANSIVDSVTKSPVAPGDMTLADLAAYKAVEQNAVCAPYRVYVVCGMAPPSSGATTVVQILGSLERFDMKAMGKDDPKSWYLIGQAMQLAYADREKYLGDASFVQVPVAGLIDKAYLAERSALIDPAKARTDYPAGSPPGAMPRTAAISGEVAGTTHFSAVDGKGSIANMTSTIEGPFGSQLIAGGFFLNNELTDFTFAPEKDGAPVANRVEGGKRPLSSMAPTVVFDRDGKPVLALGSAGGKRIIMHVTKTLIGVIDFGLPLKDAIALPNIYFGGGSLLVEENTALANALDMIASYGQQVQPADLGSKVNGVQLVDGKWTGAADPRSEGTAVAVDAKGKQILVDGDKAKDAAPAASVG from the coding sequence ATGAAGAGAATTCTGTTGTCGCTTGCCGCCTTTGCTGCACTATCCGCTTCGCCTTCGTCCACTTTGGCCAAGGCGACCGATCCCAGCCCAGCAATCGCCACTTCTGCCGATCCGCGGGCCACTGCAGCCGGAGCTGAAATTCTGGCGAAAGGTGGCTCTGCGGCGGATGCTGCGATGGCGATGATGCTCGCCCTGACTGTCGTCGAACCGCAATCGAGCGGAATCGGTGGCGGCGGTTTCCTGGTGCATTATGACGCCAAATCCTCGACGATCAGCACGATTAATGGCCGCGAAACTGCGCCTGCTGCGGCGACTCCCCAACGCTTTACCGATGCCGATGGCAAACCGCTGCCTTTCTTGCAGGCATTTCCAGGCGGCAAGTCTGTGGGCGTTCCCGGCAACATCCGATTGATGGCAGAGGCGCACCGCAAATGGGGTAAGCTCAAATGGGCAGATATATTCAAGCCTGCGATCCGGCTTGCCGAGAAAGGCTTTGTCGTGAACCAGACGCTCGAATCGCGTCTGGCAATGATCGAGCGTTTGTGGCCGAAATTTGAGACGGCGAAGTCCATCTACTGGATTGATGGTAAACCTGCCAAGGCGGGTAAGACGCTGCGCAATCCCGAACTGGCAAAGACCCTGAAGCTGATTGCGAAAAAGGGCCCTGATGCATTTTACACCGGCGCGTTAGCCAACAGCATCGTCGATAGCGTCACCAAGAGTCCCGTCGCGCCGGGCGATATGACGCTCGCCGATCTTGCCGCCTACAAGGCAGTTGAGCAAAATGCCGTCTGCGCCCCGTATCGGGTGTATGTGGTGTGTGGTATGGCGCCACCCTCCTCGGGCGCGACCACAGTGGTGCAAATCCTCGGCTCGCTTGAGCGCTTCGACATGAAGGCTATGGGCAAGGATGACCCGAAGAGCTGGTATCTGATCGGGCAGGCGATGCAGCTCGCTTATGCAGACCGCGAAAAATATCTTGGCGACGCATCGTTCGTCCAGGTTCCGGTCGCTGGCCTGATCGACAAAGCCTATCTGGCTGAGCGTTCCGCGCTCATCGATCCAGCCAAGGCGCGTACTGATTATCCGGCGGGCAGCCCCCCTGGGGCGATGCCGCGCACGGCGGCCATTTCGGGCGAAGTCGCGGGAACGACCCACTTTTCCGCCGTCGACGGCAAAGGCAGCATTGCCAACATGACCTCAACCATCGAAGGACCGTTTGGCAGCCAGTTGATTGCAGGCGGCTTTTTCCTGAACAATGAACTGACCGACTTCACATTTGCGCCCGAAAAGGATGGCGCGCCGGTTGCCAATCGGGTCGAGGGCGGAAAGCGGCCTTTGTCATCAATGGCTCCGACTGTCGTTTTTGATCGCGACGGAAAGCCGGTGCTGGCGCTTGGCTCTGCAGGTGGCAAGCGCATCATCATGCACGTCACCAAAACGCTGATTGGCGTCATCGATTTCGGCCTTCCACTGAAAGATGCGATTGCGTTGCCCAATATCTATTTTGGCGGCGGATCTTTGTTGGTGGAGGAGAACACCGCTTTGGCCAACGCGCTCGATATGATTGCGTCTTATGGACAGCAGGTGCAGCCTGCTGATCTGGGATCGAAGGTCAATGGCGTCCAGCTTGTCGACGGTAAATGGACGGGTGCCGCAGATCCGCGCAGCGAAGGTACGGCGGTTGCGGTTGATGCCAAAGGAAAGCAAATATTGGTCGATGGCGACAAAGCGAAAGATGCAGCACCCGCCGCCAGCGTAGGCTGA
- a CDS encoding AMP-dependent synthetase/ligase — MFLSRAALRGDRPFLGYKHGDEWRTISWAETARRVAGLAKSLKAMGLKKGDRVMLVSENRPEWCIADLGIMAAGCVTVPTYITNTERDHQHILDNSQSRAVIVSTAKLAQHLMPAVVRSSECEFVIGMEPLKVTQRGQQKHHDWADLVQGTDADVAVLTEEMAHVGRRELACIIYTSGTGGAPRGVMLHHGSIICNVDGAAQVLREDFGLDNERFLSFLPLSHAYEHSGGQFLPIGVGAEIYYAEGLEKLASNIEETQPTIMVVVPRLFEVLRARMIKQVEKQGKVPSYLLDKALTIGERDYSGKKRFRDAPMRAILSRTLKPKIRARFGGRMKAMVSGGAPLNPDIGVFFQSLGITLLQGYGQTESGPVVSCNRPKTGIKMDTVGAPLKGVEVKIADDGEILVRGELVMLGYWNNDAETARVIKDGWLHTGDIGHFDEKGRIKITDRKKDIIVNDKGDNVAPQKVEGMLTLQPEILQAMVSGDKRPYIVGLIVPDPEWALDWARGQGMKYDFAELQDNPQFRAAVRAAVDRVNKDLSVTEKVRQFEFADEPFTIENGEMTPSMKIRRHMIRERYKDRVDGMYKG, encoded by the coding sequence ATGTTCCTGTCGCGCGCAGCATTGCGCGGCGACCGGCCGTTCCTTGGCTACAAGCATGGCGACGAATGGCGCACAATCAGCTGGGCTGAAACAGCGCGCCGCGTTGCAGGGCTTGCCAAAAGCCTAAAGGCGATGGGTCTGAAAAAAGGCGACCGGGTGATGCTGGTTTCCGAAAACCGGCCAGAATGGTGCATAGCCGACCTAGGCATCATGGCGGCCGGTTGCGTGACGGTGCCGACCTACATCACCAACACCGAACGTGATCACCAGCACATATTGGACAACAGCCAGTCACGCGCGGTGATTGTTTCGACCGCCAAGCTAGCCCAGCATCTGATGCCCGCCGTTGTCCGTTCTTCCGAATGTGAATTTGTGATCGGTATGGAGCCGTTGAAAGTCACCCAACGTGGCCAGCAAAAGCATCATGATTGGGCCGATCTGGTTCAGGGCACCGATGCCGATGTTGCGGTACTGACCGAAGAAATGGCGCATGTTGGCCGACGCGAACTCGCTTGCATCATCTATACCAGCGGCACCGGCGGCGCACCGCGTGGGGTAATGCTGCACCATGGTTCGATCATCTGCAATGTCGATGGCGCGGCACAAGTGCTGCGCGAGGATTTCGGCCTCGATAACGAACGCTTCCTTTCCTTCCTGCCGCTCAGCCACGCTTACGAACATTCTGGCGGGCAGTTTTTGCCCATCGGCGTTGGCGCGGAAATCTATTATGCCGAGGGTCTGGAAAAGCTCGCGAGTAATATCGAGGAAACCCAGCCGACGATCATGGTTGTGGTGCCGCGCCTGTTTGAGGTGCTGCGTGCGCGCATGATCAAGCAGGTCGAAAAGCAAGGCAAGGTGCCGAGCTATTTGCTCGATAAAGCGCTGACCATTGGTGAGCGTGATTATAGCGGCAAGAAACGCTTCCGCGATGCGCCGATGCGCGCGATCCTTTCACGCACGCTGAAACCCAAGATTCGTGCGCGTTTCGGCGGGCGGATGAAGGCGATGGTGTCGGGCGGCGCGCCGCTGAACCCTGATATCGGCGTGTTCTTCCAGTCATTGGGGATCACACTCTTGCAGGGTTATGGCCAGACCGAGAGCGGTCCGGTCGTGAGCTGCAATCGGCCCAAGACTGGGATCAAGATGGACACCGTCGGCGCACCGCTCAAAGGCGTAGAGGTAAAGATCGCCGACGACGGCGAAATTCTTGTACGCGGTGAGCTGGTGATGCTCGGCTATTGGAACAACGATGCTGAAACGGCACGTGTCATCAAGGACGGCTGGCTGCACACGGGCGATATTGGCCATTTCGATGAAAAGGGCCGGATCAAGATAACCGACCGCAAGAAAGATATCATCGTCAATGACAAGGGCGACAATGTCGCGCCGCAAAAGGTGGAAGGCATGCTGACGCTGCAGCCTGAGATATTGCAGGCGATGGTCTCAGGCGACAAGCGGCCTTATATTGTCGGCCTGATCGTACCCGATCCCGAATGGGCGCTCGATTGGGCGCGCGGGCAGGGAATGAAATATGATTTTGCCGAGCTGCAGGACAACCCCCAATTCCGTGCGGCAGTCCGGGCCGCGGTTGACCGGGTCAACAAGGATTTGTCGGTGACCGAAAAGGTCCGTCAGTTCGAATTTGCCGATGAACCCTTCACCATCGAAAATGGCGAAATGACACCGAGCATGAAGATCCGGCGCCATATGATCCGCGAGCGTTACAAGGATCGCGTCGACGGGATGTATAAGGGGTAG
- the ung gene encoding uracil-DNA glycosylase, with protein MSDNIALHESWKAPLRPEFEADYMAQLRSFLVAEKAAGKRIFPKGAEWFRAMDLTPLDKVRVVILGQDPYHGPGQAHGLCFSVKPGVPPPPSLVNIYKELQSDLGIERPRHGFLEHWAQQGVLLLNSVLTVEMAKAAAHQGKGWERFTDAVIRLVNAREEPVVFLLWGAYAQKKAAFVDTTKHLVLKAAHPSPLSAHNGFLGCRHFSKCNAFLESKGLPPIDWALPEV; from the coding sequence ATGAGCGACAATATAGCCCTGCACGAAAGCTGGAAGGCACCGCTTCGGCCGGAGTTCGAAGCGGACTATATGGCGCAGTTGCGTTCCTTCCTGGTGGCCGAAAAAGCTGCGGGCAAACGGATTTTTCCGAAGGGTGCCGAATGGTTCCGCGCAATGGACCTGACGCCATTGGATAAGGTTCGGGTGGTGATCTTGGGGCAGGATCCCTATCACGGTCCGGGTCAGGCGCATGGGCTGTGCTTCAGCGTTAAGCCTGGCGTCCCGCCGCCACCGAGCCTTGTGAATATTTACAAGGAACTGCAGTCGGACCTGGGTATCGAACGACCGCGCCACGGTTTCCTCGAACATTGGGCACAGCAAGGCGTGTTATTGCTCAACAGCGTCCTCACCGTTGAGATGGCGAAAGCCGCCGCACATCAGGGCAAGGGCTGGGAACGCTTTACCGATGCGGTCATCCGGCTGGTCAACGCGCGAGAGGAACCCGTCGTCTTCCTGCTATGGGGTGCCTATGCCCAGAAAAAGGCGGCCTTTGTCGACACGACAAAGCATTTGGTGCTGAAGGCCGCACATCCCTCACCATTGTCGGCGCATAACGGCTTTCTGGGGTGTCGGCATTTTTCCAAGTGTAACGCGTTTCTGGAAAGCAAAGGCTTGCCGCCGATCGATTGGGCATTGCCGGAAGTCTGA
- the gltX gene encoding glutamate--tRNA ligase, with protein sequence MTEMTKPVRTRVAPSPTGDPHVGTAYIALINYCFAKKHGGQFLLRIEDTDQVRSTRESEEKILDSLRWLGLSWDEGPDVGGPHGPYRQSERSAIYTEHCNRLLNDGHAFKCYCTPDELASMRAQQMAAKQPPKYDGRCAKLTQAECAERDAKGMSHVVRMMVPNEGVCVVQDTLRGPIEFEYSVVDMQVLMKSDGLPTYHLANVVDDHLMGITHVMRGEEWISSAPKHLLLYQYFGWEPPVLTHLPLLRNADRSKLSKRKNPTSILYYQRAGYLPAAMQNFLGLFIKSASEEDEKTSLQELIDGFDVANISLGGPVFDTSKLDWLNGRYMREELTTEQFLGEVRKWALNDEYLLPIAEMAQSRIVKLGDLGALVAPFFMNRIEGMTAEKLRDGVKIDADQQRAAYTLALQQFDAMIEWNKDGVDAALRKTAAALEIKLKDMIRAFYLAVLGAPQGVPLFDAITHLGRDILRERLRHAMELLGPASKKETEAWTAALAKADASAE encoded by the coding sequence ATGACTGAAATGACCAAGCCTGTCCGCACCCGTGTCGCCCCTTCACCGACCGGCGATCCGCATGTCGGAACTGCCTATATCGCGCTGATCAATTACTGCTTTGCCAAAAAACATGGCGGGCAATTCCTGCTGCGTATCGAGGATACCGATCAGGTGCGCTCGACGCGCGAGTCCGAAGAGAAGATCCTCGATTCGCTGCGCTGGCTGGGTTTGAGCTGGGATGAAGGCCCCGATGTCGGCGGCCCGCACGGCCCCTATCGCCAGTCCGAACGCAGCGCGATCTATACCGAGCATTGCAACCGCCTGCTCAATGATGGCCACGCCTTCAAATGCTATTGCACGCCCGATGAACTGGCGAGCATGCGCGCGCAGCAAATGGCCGCGAAACAGCCGCCCAAATATGATGGTCGCTGCGCCAAGCTGACCCAGGCCGAATGCGCCGAACGCGATGCCAAGGGCATGAGCCATGTCGTGCGCATGATGGTCCCGAACGAAGGCGTATGCGTGGTGCAGGATACGCTACGCGGGCCGATCGAGTTCGAATATTCGGTGGTCGACATGCAGGTGCTGATGAAGTCGGATGGCCTGCCGACCTACCACCTCGCCAATGTCGTCGACGATCACCTGATGGGCATCACCCATGTGATGCGCGGCGAGGAGTGGATTTCTTCCGCGCCCAAGCATCTGTTACTGTATCAATATTTTGGTTGGGAGCCGCCGGTGCTCACCCACCTGCCGTTGCTGCGTAACGCAGACCGGTCGAAGCTGTCAAAGCGCAAAAACCCGACGAGCATCCTCTATTACCAGCGTGCCGGATATCTGCCCGCCGCGATGCAGAACTTCCTCGGCCTGTTCATCAAGAGCGCGAGCGAGGAGGATGAGAAGACTTCGCTTCAGGAACTGATCGACGGCTTTGATGTGGCAAACATTTCGCTGGGCGGACCGGTGTTCGACACGTCGAAACTCGACTGGCTCAATGGTCGCTATATGCGTGAGGAACTGACGACCGAACAATTCCTCGGCGAAGTGCGTAAATGGGCACTTAATGACGAATATCTGCTGCCCATCGCCGAAATGGCGCAGAGCCGCATCGTCAAGCTCGGCGATCTGGGCGCGCTCGTTGCTCCCTTCTTCATGAACCGGATCGAAGGCATGACGGCTGAAAAGCTGCGCGACGGCGTGAAGATCGACGCAGACCAGCAGCGTGCAGCTTATACATTGGCGCTGCAGCAGTTCGACGCGATGATCGAATGGAACAAGGACGGCGTCGATGCCGCGCTGCGCAAGACGGCAGCTGCGCTCGAGATCAAACTGAAAGATATGATCCGCGCCTTCTACCTTGCCGTCCTCGGTGCGCCGCAAGGCGTGCCTTTGTTCGACGCGATCACCCATCTCGGCCGCGACATCCTGCGCGAACGTCTGCGCCATGCGATGGAATTGCTCGGCCCCGCTAGCAAGAAGGAAACCGAAGCCTGGACGGCTGCGCTGGCGAAGGCAGACGCTTCGGCCGAATGA
- a CDS encoding alkaline phosphatase PhoX, with the protein MQISRRSFNFGLGSLAFAGIAERACAQIPPAARSEVPGYGALVRDPNNLIDLPKGFSYRVISRFGNIMDDGYLVPSAGDGMGAFAAGKGKVALVRNHELNIRDARFGPFTGKVADDFAAYDRGKDGMPLPGGTTTLIYDLKSQKVEKQWLSLSGTIRNCAGGITPWGSWLTCEENVTRAGDTVGKDHGYIFEVPSGHMGLVAPVPLKAMGRFNHEAACVDPRTGIVYLTEDRDDSLLYRFLPDAKGELAKGGRLEALALDGVADSRNWSEAAVMRGKTYTPRWVALDNPEAPDDDLRKRGAAKGATLFARGEGIWWGEDELYFTCTDGGAIKHGQIYRLRPGIGSASDSLDLFYESTDAAAYNYGDNLCVMPTGHLMVCEDQYTEIVDNHLRGITPAGKAYTFAKSRVQTEFAGACFSPDGSTFFVNLMWPTMTLAITGPWGRVRAS; encoded by the coding sequence ATGCAAATTAGCCGCCGCAGTTTCAATTTCGGTCTCGGAAGCCTGGCCTTTGCGGGAATTGCCGAGCGGGCCTGCGCGCAGATCCCGCCCGCCGCGCGTAGCGAAGTGCCGGGCTATGGTGCCTTGGTCCGCGATCCGAACAATCTGATAGACTTGCCCAAGGGCTTTTCCTACCGCGTGATTTCGCGCTTCGGCAACATCATGGACGATGGCTATCTGGTGCCGAGCGCCGGGGACGGCATGGGTGCATTTGCAGCGGGGAAGGGCAAGGTCGCGCTGGTTCGCAACCATGAACTCAACATCCGCGATGCCCGTTTCGGGCCGTTCACCGGTAAGGTGGCAGATGATTTCGCCGCCTATGATCGCGGCAAGGATGGCATGCCGCTGCCGGGTGGAACCACGACCCTGATCTACGATCTGAAATCTCAAAAGGTCGAAAAGCAATGGCTCAGCCTGTCGGGCACGATCCGTAACTGCGCGGGCGGCATCACGCCCTGGGGCAGCTGGCTCACCTGTGAGGAAAACGTGACACGTGCAGGCGACACCGTAGGCAAGGATCATGGCTATATCTTCGAAGTGCCGTCCGGCCATATGGGGCTGGTCGCACCGGTGCCGCTGAAGGCGATGGGGCGCTTCAACCATGAGGCCGCCTGCGTCGATCCGCGCACCGGCATTGTCTATCTGACCGAAGATCGCGACGACAGTTTGCTCTATCGTTTCCTGCCCGATGCCAAAGGCGAGCTGGCCAAGGGCGGGCGGTTGGAAGCACTGGCACTGGACGGTGTCGCGGACAGCCGCAACTGGAGCGAAGCCGCCGTAATGCGTGGCAAGACCTACACACCGCGCTGGGTCGCTCTCGATAATCCGGAGGCGCCCGACGACGATCTGCGCAAACGCGGTGCCGCGAAGGGGGCGACCCTGTTCGCGCGCGGTGAGGGCATCTGGTGGGGCGAAGATGAGCTTTATTTCACCTGCACCGATGGCGGCGCGATCAAGCATGGTCAGATTTATCGCCTGCGTCCCGGAATAGGCAGCGCTTCCGACAGCCTCGATCTGTTCTACGAATCGACCGATGCCGCTGCCTATAATTATGGCGACAACCTTTGCGTAATGCCGACCGGTCACCTCATGGTCTGCGAAGACCAGTATACCGAAATCGTCGACAACCACCTCCGCGGCATCACCCCTGCCGGTAAGGCCTACACCTTTGCAAAGAGCCGGGTACAAACCGAATTTGCAGGCGCCTGTTTTTCGCCCGACGGATCGACCTTCTTTGTCAACCTGATGTGGCCGACAATGACGCTGGCCATTACGGGGCCGTGGGGGCGGGTGCGGGCCAGCTAG